A single region of the Methanocella sp. genome encodes:
- a CDS encoding universal stress protein — MKILLATDGMPHTDKAVEYAIEYASRYKASLFVVYVLSPGSDQKAAYGEGKEAVQGVKLKVLTKGVGVTTMLEQGEPAETIVRTADKIGADAVIMGASGKCEGSKRPLGSVSARVAQDACCSVIIVR, encoded by the coding sequence ATGAAGATTCTTCTCGCCACAGACGGCATGCCCCACACCGACAAGGCCGTTGAGTATGCCATCGAGTACGCCTCGCGCTATAAGGCCTCGCTCTTCGTCGTTTACGTGCTCTCCCCGGGCAGTGACCAGAAGGCTGCCTATGGGGAAGGCAAAGAGGCGGTCCAGGGCGTCAAGCTGAAAGTGCTCACGAAGGGGGTCGGCGTCACGACGATGCTGGAGCAGGGGGAGCCTGCGGAGACGATCGTCAGGACGGCCGACAAGATAGGGGCGGACGCGGTCATCATGGGCGCGTCCGGGAAGTGCGAAGGCAGTAAGCGGCCGCTGGGCAGCGTTTCGGCCAGGGTGGCGCAGGATGCCTGCTGCTCCGTCATCATCGTAAGGTGA
- a CDS encoding transcriptional regulator TbsP domain-containing protein, protein MAKISPSEELVVNIRELCGDAIANDYVNMMNQVSQPRFSAIKNTFKDSTSVFIMACANSNILYKDLREAGLKLGIASVETFSRRIYEMRRAGLIYTESMHNKGPGRPKLRLRFNPNAFKEMFNMDPGTLLTAHPEEHKVVI, encoded by the coding sequence ATGGCAAAAATATCTCCCTCTGAGGAGCTTGTGGTAAATATCAGGGAGTTATGCGGCGACGCCATCGCCAACGATTACGTCAACATGATGAACCAGGTCAGCCAGCCCAGGTTCAGCGCTATAAAAAACACCTTCAAGGACTCGACATCAGTCTTTATAATGGCCTGTGCGAACAGCAATATTCTATATAAGGACTTGAGGGAAGCGGGCCTGAAATTAGGCATCGCGAGCGTGGAGACGTTCTCCAGGCGAATATATGAGATGCGCCGGGCTGGGCTCATCTATACGGAGTCAATGCATAACAAGGGCCCTGGTAGGCCAAAGCTCAGGTTAAGGTTTAACCCGAACGCATTCAAGGAAATGTTCAACATGGACCCGGGCACGCTGCTCACGGCCCATCCGGAAGAACACAAAGTTGTAATTTAA
- a CDS encoding protein translocase subunit SecF, protein MLVLILMTKADESKKQKAPAKTEDKKSSSEEPESNLGPFANLKWPKLPTKQAIGIPLAILAIALLITGFTFVTTGSPLHLGLDFKGGTMITFKTDKTDAALQSEFSAYPLQVITRDPNLGTAQLMFSDMDTATLNSLTEYLAKAYPNATQATTGSTFSASNQSDAVLGIVVAFILMAIVIFIIFRDFVPSVAVITSAFSDIMIAVALMNVFHIELTFGTFAALLMLIGYSVDTDILLTTKVLGEKKYLEKKITSCRATGLTMTGAAIVAFLVLHIVSSYGYLFGLSTIPVLASISTVMIFGLIADIMNTWFLNSGLLQWYMESPQGRAKYA, encoded by the coding sequence ATGTTGGTCTTGATTTTAATGACGAAGGCCGACGAATCGAAAAAACAAAAGGCCCCCGCAAAGACAGAGGATAAAAAGAGCTCCTCAGAAGAGCCCGAAAGCAACCTGGGGCCCTTCGCAAATCTCAAGTGGCCTAAGCTCCCGACCAAACAGGCCATCGGCATACCGCTGGCCATACTGGCCATCGCGTTGCTGATCACGGGATTCACTTTTGTCACCACGGGGTCGCCCCTGCACCTGGGGCTTGACTTCAAGGGCGGCACTATGATCACTTTTAAGACGGATAAGACGGACGCCGCGCTCCAGAGCGAGTTCTCCGCCTACCCGCTTCAGGTGATCACCCGGGACCCGAACCTTGGCACGGCGCAGCTCATGTTCAGCGACATGGACACGGCGACGCTGAACTCTCTGACCGAGTACCTGGCGAAAGCCTACCCGAACGCCACGCAGGCGACCACCGGCAGTACCTTCAGCGCCTCAAACCAGAGCGACGCCGTTCTGGGCATCGTGGTCGCGTTCATACTCATGGCGATCGTCATATTCATAATCTTCCGGGACTTCGTCCCGTCAGTCGCCGTCATCACGTCCGCCTTCTCCGATATCATGATCGCCGTCGCGCTCATGAACGTGTTCCACATCGAGCTCACCTTCGGCACGTTCGCCGCGCTGCTGATGCTGATCGGCTATTCGGTCGATACGGACATTCTCCTGACGACTAAAGTGCTGGGCGAGAAGAAGTACCTGGAAAAGAAGATCACGTCCTGCCGGGCCACGGGCCTGACCATGACGGGGGCGGCCATCGTCGCCTTCCTGGTGCTTCACATCGTCTCGAGCTACGGGTATCTCTTCGGGCTCTCGACCATACCGGTGCTCGCAAGCATCTCGACCGTCATGATCTTCGGCCTCATCGCGGACATCATGAACACATGGTTCCTGAACTCGGGGCTGCTCCAGTGGTACATGGAGTCTCCACAGGGGAGGGCAAAATATGCCTGA
- a CDS encoding winged helix-turn-helix domain-containing protein has protein sequence MADNEKFLVVPLGKESKAITQTVSNDTAMEIMELLAEGPMSTSGVAEKLSIPLTTAQYNIEKLMDAGLVKIARTKYSEKGREVKLYEAMNRAIIILPGKSGTGAVMDALKRYILVLPVVALASLAVEYLVPLTQTSRSADESLKSAGTGPYLMNAMPTAGPSAVAVPASSALDQGAQSVTILAQHAGLLFFAGCLLVMLLLIVLEYAKYSRPSKKKP, from the coding sequence ATGGCGGATAATGAAAAGTTCCTGGTGGTGCCGCTGGGCAAGGAGTCCAAGGCCATCACCCAGACCGTTTCCAACGATACGGCCATGGAGATCATGGAGCTGCTCGCGGAAGGCCCCATGTCCACGTCCGGCGTGGCGGAGAAGCTGAGCATACCGCTCACCACGGCCCAGTATAACATCGAGAAGCTCATGGATGCGGGGCTGGTCAAGATAGCCCGCACTAAATACAGCGAGAAGGGCCGGGAAGTAAAACTATACGAGGCCATGAACCGGGCCATCATCATCCTGCCCGGCAAGTCCGGCACAGGCGCCGTCATGGACGCCCTTAAGCGGTACATTCTCGTCCTGCCCGTCGTCGCCCTCGCATCTCTCGCCGTGGAGTACCTGGTGCCCCTGACTCAGACCTCCCGGAGCGCGGACGAGAGCCTGAAGAGCGCCGGCACCGGCCCGTACCTCATGAACGCCATGCCCACGGCCGGGCCGTCGGCAGTGGCCGTGCCAGCCAGCTCTGCCCTTGACCAGGGGGCCCAGAGCGTTACGATTCTCGCCCAGCATGCAGGCCTGTTATTCTTCGCCGGCTGCCTGCTGGTCATGCTGCTACTCATCGTGCTCGAGTACGCTAAGTATAGCCGGCCGTCGAAGAAAAAGCCCTGA
- a CDS encoding YkgJ family cysteine cluster protein, whose translation MASEELAQFFRANPQVYGHAGREDLDQLSRICELFPDSARLLSDAEAVELPMFECRRCGQCCSSVRYVTVCHADVKRWVAQKRLDILEGLVIDRRRTPLLAIRKDSIRAAKEEARALLAEAGLEDEHVFEILYVTKLLECAVYVKRAGGACALLREDGGMATCGIQDTKPLVCEKFPYYIGNYTDGRLLKEDSFCPSLSDIARKRT comes from the coding sequence ATGGCTTCGGAAGAACTGGCGCAATTTTTCCGGGCGAACCCTCAGGTCTACGGCCATGCGGGCCGCGAGGACCTGGACCAGCTTTCCCGTATCTGCGAGCTTTTTCCGGACAGCGCCCGCCTCCTGAGCGACGCGGAGGCCGTGGAGCTGCCCATGTTCGAGTGCAGGCGCTGCGGGCAGTGCTGCTCGTCTGTCCGGTACGTCACCGTATGCCACGCGGACGTGAAGCGGTGGGTCGCACAAAAGAGGCTGGATATTCTGGAGGGCCTCGTCATTGACCGCCGGAGGACGCCGCTCCTGGCCATTCGGAAAGATAGTATCAGAGCTGCAAAAGAAGAGGCGCGGGCGCTCCTTGCGGAGGCCGGCCTCGAAGACGAGCATGTTTTTGAAATTTTATATGTGACAAAGCTACTTGAGTGTGCCGTATACGTAAAACGCGCTGGAGGCGCCTGCGCGCTCCTCCGTGAGGATGGCGGCATGGCGACGTGCGGCATACAGGACACGAAGCCCCTGGTATGCGAAAAGTTCCCCTATTATATCGGGAATTACACCGATGGCCGGCTGTTAAAAGAAGACAGCTTCTGCCCGTCTCTTAGCGATATAGCCAGGAAGCGGACTTAA
- a CDS encoding DHH family phosphoesterase, giving the protein MVQVKQLGELPPLHKQKYTYLILGGGSIGVALARELTKSRKDFIIVDADPARVEALREQDYEAIEGDIGSYRVLEKLPIKGVEGIFILSSSHAANVKALEYVKSHTPAPFVMARAVDLLTIDELYRAGADIVLHPPTIVADEALNELQKMELHGASWQLMSYIKSLDAGQRVGIVVHDNPDSDAFASALCLRTMAESLGRSADILYYGMIGHHETRAFVNLLDIPLVHIANGVLDKYPVIALVDCNTPGKNNSLPPNTRVNIVIDHHPLPEGAGLNADFVDIRPEVGAASTMMARYVQELDFELSSHLATALLYGIRTDTNEFRRNTSAADLNAAAYLYGFVDKDLLSQIETPSMSPEAMDVLGVAIRNKKIEGSYLISNVGFIHDRDTLPQAADYLLKLEGISTVLVFGISEERIVISARSKDIRINIGDVIQKAFGEIGSAGGHQKTAAAQIPLGVFSGVKDRAILMKLTEEAVTRRFLGAVGMEGQAE; this is encoded by the coding sequence ATCGTTCAGGTAAAACAGCTCGGAGAACTCCCGCCTTTACACAAGCAAAAATACACATACCTAATCCTCGGCGGTGGCAGCATCGGAGTCGCGCTCGCACGGGAGTTGACCAAATCCCGAAAGGATTTCATAATAGTCGACGCGGACCCGGCGAGGGTCGAGGCGCTCCGCGAGCAGGACTACGAGGCGATCGAGGGCGACATCGGCTCCTACCGGGTCCTCGAGAAGCTGCCCATCAAGGGCGTCGAGGGCATATTTATCCTCAGCTCCAGCCACGCCGCCAACGTCAAGGCCCTCGAATACGTGAAAAGCCACACTCCCGCCCCGTTCGTCATGGCCCGGGCCGTGGACCTGCTCACTATCGACGAGCTCTACCGGGCCGGCGCCGACATCGTGCTCCACCCGCCCACCATCGTCGCGGACGAGGCGCTAAACGAGCTGCAAAAGATGGAGCTCCACGGGGCCTCCTGGCAGCTCATGAGCTACATAAAATCGCTGGATGCCGGCCAGCGCGTCGGCATCGTCGTGCACGACAACCCCGACTCCGACGCTTTCGCCAGCGCGCTCTGCCTCCGGACCATGGCCGAGAGCCTGGGCAGGAGCGCCGACATCCTGTACTATGGCATGATCGGCCACCACGAGACCCGGGCCTTCGTGAATCTCCTGGACATCCCGCTCGTCCACATCGCCAACGGAGTCCTCGATAAATATCCCGTCATCGCTCTCGTGGACTGCAACACGCCCGGGAAGAACAACTCGCTGCCCCCGAACACGCGAGTCAACATCGTCATCGACCACCACCCGCTCCCTGAAGGCGCAGGGCTGAACGCGGACTTCGTCGACATCCGCCCGGAAGTGGGCGCGGCGTCCACCATGATGGCCCGGTACGTGCAGGAGCTGGACTTCGAGCTTTCGAGCCACCTGGCGACGGCTCTGCTCTATGGCATCCGGACGGACACGAACGAGTTCAGGCGGAACACCTCGGCGGCCGACCTCAACGCGGCCGCGTATCTCTACGGGTTCGTGGACAAGGACCTGCTGTCGCAGATCGAGACGCCCTCCATGTCCCCCGAGGCGATGGACGTCCTGGGCGTCGCGATACGGAATAAGAAGATCGAGGGCAGCTATCTTATTTCAAACGTCGGGTTCATCCATGACCGGGACACCCTGCCCCAGGCCGCCGATTATCTTCTAAAGCTGGAGGGCATCTCCACGGTGCTCGTCTTCGGCATATCGGAGGAGCGCATCGTCATCTCGGCCCGGAGCAAGGACATCCGCATCAATATCGGCGACGTCATCCAGAAGGCCTTCGGCGAGATCGGCTCGGCAGGCGGCCACCAGAAGACGGCCGCGGCGCAGATCCCCCTGGGCGTTTTCAGCGGCGTCAAGGACCGCGCTATCTTGATGAAACTGACCGAAGAGGCCGTCACTCGCCGGTTCCTCGGGGCCGTGGGCATGGAAGGCCAGGCCGAGTGA
- a CDS encoding radical SAM/SPASM domain-containing protein has product MIERQRKAYKKITKRMPAGDRIITHPYQFRPMWMHNAYTFMLHKAPRLMEATYIKWRRNWDVKVLKPMYAGLAEHLHKRTFPLFSAIEIETTNWCNNTCEFCPVNVYNNDQPKIMMPADRFHNLIDQLGAMNYTGEIYLYSNNEPLLDKRIIEFARYAREKVPDATLIMWTNGKVITIEKFVELMRYLDYMKLDNYSDDLDFIEPILAVYEYAKEKPEYQNGRLNIQFRLLTERLTTRAGEAKNRSNIPPIGIPCFNPFVQMVVKSDGRATLCSNDSKGMVTMGDTTKQSLVDIWRGPKYMELRRKILAGRRGLELCEKCDFM; this is encoded by the coding sequence ATGATAGAGAGGCAGAGGAAAGCTTATAAAAAAATAACCAAAAGAATGCCGGCGGGGGACAGGATAATCACTCACCCGTATCAGTTCCGGCCCATGTGGATGCATAACGCATATACGTTCATGCTCCATAAGGCCCCACGGTTAATGGAGGCTACATACATTAAATGGCGCCGGAATTGGGATGTAAAAGTATTAAAGCCGATGTATGCCGGACTGGCAGAGCATCTTCACAAGCGGACCTTCCCTCTATTCTCAGCGATAGAGATCGAGACAACGAACTGGTGCAACAACACGTGTGAGTTCTGCCCGGTTAATGTGTACAACAACGACCAGCCAAAAATTATGATGCCTGCCGATCGTTTCCATAATTTAATAGACCAGCTCGGCGCTATGAACTACACCGGTGAAATATACCTATACTCCAATAATGAGCCTCTACTTGATAAACGCATTATCGAGTTCGCACGATATGCCAGGGAGAAGGTGCCGGACGCCACACTCATCATGTGGACGAACGGTAAAGTTATCACCATCGAGAAGTTCGTCGAACTGATGAGATACCTCGATTATATGAAATTAGATAATTACAGCGACGATCTTGATTTCATAGAGCCCATATTAGCGGTTTATGAGTATGCCAAAGAAAAGCCCGAGTATCAGAACGGCCGGTTAAATATACAATTCCGGCTTTTAACCGAACGACTTACTACTCGAGCAGGGGAAGCGAAGAACCGGTCAAATATACCTCCTATTGGCATCCCGTGTTTCAATCCATTCGTTCAAATGGTTGTTAAATCTGACGGTAGAGCCACGTTATGTAGCAATGATTCAAAGGGAATGGTCACGATGGGTGACACCACGAAGCAAAGCCTCGTGGACATATGGAGGGGACCGAAGTACATGGAACTCCGGAGAAAGATACTAGCAGGCCGCAGAGGATTAGAACTGTGCGAGAAATGCGACTTTATGTGA
- a CDS encoding PGF-CTERM sorting domain-containing protein, which produces MKRIGLIVLAMVAIAFFVTPVCVAQSSSLVTINGYVYSGALPMGGAKVQIYSWDGKNMGNTPLKTVTTKDSSPGVGSFTFTNVPYDSSKTFNYVVMASKNDGTAYALVHIVPPETSTETAKAEPIYLDLAMDSWVTDLTGTVQSGNLLANAIGIQKANVTIYERNQTDGSVLPGIKASAVTDSNGKFEVKNLPYGLYEAVVTANVNNNNYIEKVDFTTYQQETHINAIMSQIMLATPTPTPAAKPSGSGGGLFGIPGFEAVLALVALSGTALFLRKR; this is translated from the coding sequence GTGAAGAGGATCGGATTAATAGTACTGGCTATGGTGGCGATAGCCTTCTTCGTTACGCCGGTGTGCGTGGCGCAGAGCTCGTCGTTGGTCACTATCAACGGCTACGTCTATAGCGGCGCCCTGCCCATGGGCGGCGCAAAGGTGCAGATATACTCGTGGGACGGCAAGAACATGGGCAACACCCCGCTTAAGACCGTGACCACAAAAGACTCGAGCCCCGGCGTGGGGTCGTTCACGTTCACGAACGTGCCATACGACTCGTCAAAGACCTTCAACTACGTCGTCATGGCCTCGAAGAATGACGGGACCGCTTACGCCCTCGTCCACATCGTGCCGCCCGAGACGTCCACCGAGACGGCCAAGGCCGAGCCCATATACCTGGACCTCGCCATGGATTCCTGGGTCACCGACCTGACCGGCACGGTCCAGAGCGGCAACCTGCTGGCAAACGCGATCGGCATTCAAAAAGCCAACGTCACGATCTACGAGCGCAACCAGACCGACGGCTCGGTGCTGCCGGGAATAAAGGCGAGCGCCGTAACGGACTCGAACGGAAAGTTCGAGGTCAAGAACCTGCCCTACGGCCTGTACGAGGCGGTCGTGACCGCGAATGTCAACAATAACAATTACATCGAGAAGGTGGACTTTACCACTTACCAGCAGGAAACGCATATTAATGCCATCATGTCCCAGATCATGCTGGCCACTCCCACGCCCACTCCGGCCGCGAAGCCCAGCGGCAGCGGCGGCGGCCTGTTCGGCATTCCGGGATTCGAGGCGGTGCTCGCGCTCGTGGCCCTCTCCGGCACGGCACTTTTCCTCAGGAAGCGCTAA
- the glyS gene encoding glycine--tRNA ligase → MDTYDKVFELAKNRGFIWPSFEIYGGASGFYDYGPMGATLKRKIEDAWRRLYCVGEGFYEIEAPTIGVEAIFEASGHVGGFADPMTTCQKCKESFRADHVIKGVMEIPDGLKKEQLTEIIKNKNNIKCPECGGPLGEVYDFNLMFNTWIGPGQKKKGYLRPETAQGMFIDFPRLLRFYREKLPFGVTQIGKSYRNEISPRQGVIRLREFTQAEAEVFVNPKDKNSHPNFAAVRDMTLSLYDEDCQLNCKPPVPVKVGDAVAKGTIANEYLAYYVALTNVFLTTVGVDPKRLRFRQHMKTERAHYAMDCWDAEVLLDRFGWVEIVGIADRTNYDLTAHQKRSEVDMTVFVPFEKPMRVSRTVVTPNMAVLGPRYKGKAGKIVAALKSMPQSELEKPEVVLDIDGEKITIESSLFDHKTIQEDVSGESVLAHVVEPSYGIDRILYSALEHAYAEEMVKGEERIVLRLARPVAPIAAAVLPLLSKEPLTGKARAIALDLKEKGFFIEYDESGTIGKRYRRNDEVGTPFSITVDFDTMEDDTVTIRDRDTMSQVRVPAKDLSSVLGELLAGDKPLTDFGRKVVAG, encoded by the coding sequence ATGGATACATATGATAAGGTCTTTGAGCTCGCCAAGAACCGGGGTTTCATCTGGCCTTCATTCGAGATCTACGGCGGGGCTTCCGGATTCTACGACTACGGCCCCATGGGCGCCACGCTCAAGCGGAAGATCGAGGACGCCTGGCGGCGTCTCTACTGCGTGGGCGAGGGCTTCTACGAGATCGAGGCCCCCACCATCGGCGTCGAGGCGATCTTCGAGGCGTCGGGCCACGTGGGAGGGTTTGCTGACCCCATGACCACCTGCCAGAAGTGCAAGGAATCCTTCCGGGCGGACCACGTCATCAAGGGTGTCATGGAGATCCCTGACGGCCTTAAAAAAGAGCAACTCACCGAGATTATAAAAAATAAAAATAATATTAAATGCCCGGAGTGCGGCGGCCCCCTGGGCGAGGTGTACGATTTTAACCTGATGTTCAACACGTGGATCGGCCCGGGCCAGAAGAAGAAGGGCTACCTGCGGCCCGAGACGGCCCAGGGCATGTTCATCGATTTTCCGAGGCTGCTGCGGTTCTATCGGGAGAAGCTCCCGTTCGGCGTGACGCAGATCGGTAAGTCCTACCGGAACGAAATCTCTCCCAGGCAGGGAGTAATACGCTTACGTGAGTTCACCCAGGCCGAGGCCGAGGTGTTCGTCAACCCCAAGGACAAGAACTCGCACCCGAACTTCGCCGCCGTCAGGGATATGACGCTGAGCCTCTACGACGAGGACTGCCAGCTGAACTGTAAGCCGCCCGTCCCGGTAAAAGTTGGCGACGCTGTGGCGAAGGGCACCATAGCCAACGAGTACCTGGCCTATTACGTGGCCCTCACCAACGTGTTCCTGACCACGGTGGGCGTCGACCCGAAGCGGCTCCGGTTCAGGCAGCACATGAAGACCGAGCGGGCGCATTACGCCATGGACTGCTGGGACGCCGAAGTGCTCCTGGACCGGTTCGGCTGGGTGGAGATCGTGGGCATCGCGGACCGCACGAACTACGACCTCACGGCCCACCAGAAGCGGAGCGAGGTGGACATGACCGTCTTCGTGCCGTTCGAGAAGCCCATGAGGGTGTCCAGGACCGTGGTGACCCCGAACATGGCCGTCCTGGGCCCGAGGTATAAGGGTAAGGCCGGCAAGATCGTGGCCGCTTTAAAGTCCATGCCCCAGTCGGAACTGGAGAAGCCAGAGGTCGTGCTGGACATCGACGGCGAGAAAATTACGATAGAGAGCAGCCTGTTCGACCATAAAACAATACAGGAGGACGTGTCCGGCGAGAGCGTGCTGGCGCACGTCGTGGAGCCCTCGTACGGCATCGACCGGATCCTTTATTCGGCGCTCGAGCACGCCTATGCCGAGGAGATGGTGAAGGGCGAGGAGCGCATCGTTCTGCGGCTGGCGCGCCCGGTGGCGCCCATCGCCGCCGCCGTGCTGCCATTGCTCAGCAAGGAGCCGCTGACGGGCAAGGCCCGTGCCATCGCCCTGGACTTAAAGGAGAAGGGCTTCTTCATCGAGTACGACGAGTCCGGCACCATCGGGAAGCGCTACCGGCGCAACGACGAGGTGGGTACGCCGTTCTCCATAACCGTGGACTTCGACACCATGGAGGACGACACGGTGACCATCCGCGACCGGGACACCATGAGCCAGGTCCGGGTGCCGGCGAAGGATCTTTCGTCCGTTCTCGGCGAGCTCCTCGCGGGCGATAAGCC
- a CDS encoding DUF7123 family protein gives MLKKLQLKDKYNHSQEVIIEYLKNGLKEGKQFFKSKYIARDLGMSPKEVGTNMKILSDECKDLLIEKWSYSKSTTWRVESAA, from the coding sequence ATGTTAAAGAAGCTACAGTTAAAGGATAAATACAACCACAGCCAGGAAGTCATCATCGAGTACCTGAAGAACGGCCTGAAGGAAGGCAAGCAGTTCTTCAAGTCCAAGTACATCGCGAGGGACCTTGGCATGAGCCCGAAAGAGGTCGGGACGAACATGAAGATCCTTTCGGACGAGTGTAAGGACCTCCTCATTGAGAAGTGGAGCTATTCCAAGAGCACCACCTGGCGTGTCGAATCCGCCGCATAA
- a CDS encoding class I SAM-dependent methyltransferase, whose protein sequence is MSDISHDAQELADSYDHISDSQFKRGVLLAKMMGIRAGDAVLDVGCGTGRLSMYLSTVLGPHGRVVGIDPSPYRIGVAGDKLKGLNDANVQFAIGSGERPGSFSAGTFDHVCYCSVFHWIDDKPTALASSYRLLKPGGKVGITTGDRENPSGVKRITNRLFTQTPYAGRVKTAEDASKPVTENELDTLLKDAGFEDIEIVKRTSKRYYSSPEEVFRFNEASSFGNFLRHVPESLRPQARADIADELEKCRTSDGIEIVTKTLYAIARKPA, encoded by the coding sequence ATGAGCGATATAAGCCACGACGCGCAGGAGCTGGCCGATAGCTATGACCATATCAGCGATAGCCAGTTTAAAAGAGGAGTGCTCCTGGCAAAAATGATGGGCATACGGGCGGGCGATGCAGTGCTGGACGTCGGATGCGGCACGGGGCGCCTGTCGATGTACTTATCCACGGTCCTGGGGCCACACGGCCGCGTGGTCGGCATCGACCCGTCGCCCTATCGTATCGGCGTGGCCGGTGATAAGCTGAAAGGCCTGAACGACGCGAACGTGCAGTTCGCCATCGGTAGCGGCGAGAGGCCGGGCAGCTTTTCTGCAGGGACGTTCGACCACGTATGTTACTGTTCCGTTTTCCACTGGATCGACGACAAGCCGACAGCGCTTGCCTCGTCGTATAGGCTGCTCAAGCCTGGCGGAAAAGTGGGCATCACGACGGGCGACCGTGAAAACCCGTCGGGAGTCAAGCGCATAACGAACCGGCTTTTTACCCAGACGCCTTATGCGGGGCGGGTGAAGACGGCCGAAGACGCCAGTAAGCCCGTCACGGAAAATGAGCTTGATACGCTACTGAAGGACGCGGGCTTTGAGGATATCGAAATTGTTAAAAGAACAAGTAAACGATATTATTCTTCGCCGGAAGAGGTATTCAGGTTCAACGAAGCCAGCTCGTTTGGAAATTTCCTGAGGCACGTCCCGGAGAGCCTTCGGCCGCAGGCACGGGCCGATATCGCGGATGAGCTTGAAAAATGCAGGACATCCGACGGCATTGAGATAGTGACAAAAACTCTGTACGCGATAGCACGAAAACCGGCTTAA
- a CDS encoding preprotein translocase subunit SecD gives MPEKTQGMWMKLLTDYRVIILVIAILLSIIFLAPSYTGGQFNTNLKFGLDFEGGSYLKLKLINNSTPNAPISDALLDDTKSIMEMRINEYGLKNTPVNTVRDSQNNAYVLINFAGVPYEDAMNIVGKQGVFEIRIQTRGNESVKVLDGSDVQAVSGATLQSDVSGSAWGVPFTLTKAGAEKFQQACIQYGATTDPESHYVQMVMDGNVFYSRPLSAELANSLKTKAVDTMVAMTGSGTDGEALARDVSVHMKHSLPVSVEVVSSGQVPAEQGATFKTMVIIGMILAQCAIGVVMYIRYREPRIILPMFLTSLFEVIILLGVATFIGWEIDLPSVAGIIAVIGTGVDQLIIITDEVMAMGKTPTTKKVLQKLSSAFRIIVSSAATVVVAMIPLYFLGFGSLKGFAITTILGVFIGILITRPAYGRIIGDILSK, from the coding sequence ATGCCTGAGAAGACGCAGGGCATGTGGATGAAGCTGCTCACGGACTACCGCGTGATCATCCTGGTCATCGCCATCTTATTGTCGATCATCTTCCTGGCGCCGAGCTATACCGGCGGCCAGTTCAACACGAACCTGAAGTTCGGGCTGGACTTCGAGGGCGGCTCGTACCTCAAGCTCAAGCTGATAAATAATAGCACGCCGAACGCGCCCATATCCGATGCTCTGCTCGATGATACCAAGTCCATCATGGAGATGAGGATCAACGAGTACGGCCTCAAGAATACGCCCGTCAACACGGTCCGGGACAGCCAGAACAACGCCTACGTGCTAATTAATTTCGCGGGCGTGCCCTACGAGGATGCCATGAACATCGTGGGCAAGCAGGGCGTTTTCGAGATCCGCATCCAGACCCGGGGAAACGAGTCCGTCAAGGTGCTCGACGGCAGTGACGTGCAGGCGGTCTCGGGAGCCACACTCCAGTCGGACGTCTCCGGATCCGCCTGGGGCGTGCCGTTTACTCTGACGAAGGCCGGCGCGGAGAAGTTCCAGCAGGCCTGCATCCAGTACGGGGCGACCACCGACCCGGAGAGCCACTACGTCCAGATGGTCATGGACGGCAACGTATTCTACTCGCGGCCGCTCTCCGCGGAACTGGCAAATAGCCTGAAGACCAAGGCGGTGGATACGATGGTCGCCATGACGGGCTCCGGCACGGACGGCGAGGCCCTCGCCAGGGACGTCAGCGTCCACATGAAGCACTCGCTGCCGGTCAGCGTCGAGGTGGTCAGCTCCGGCCAGGTGCCCGCCGAGCAGGGCGCCACGTTCAAGACCATGGTCATCATCGGCATGATCCTGGCGCAGTGCGCCATCGGCGTCGTCATGTACATCCGCTACCGGGAGCCGAGGATCATCCTCCCCATGTTCCTGACATCCTTGTTCGAGGTGATCATCCTCCTTGGCGTCGCGACCTTCATCGGCTGGGAGATCGACCTGCCTTCGGTGGCCGGCATCATCGCCGTCATAGGCACGGGCGTCGACCAGCTTATCATCATCACCGACGAGGTCATGGCCATGGGCAAGACGCCGACCACGAAGAAGGTCCTGCAGAAGCTGTCGTCCGCCTTCCGGATCATCGTGTCCTCGGCGGCAACGGTCGTCGTCGCCATGATTCCGCTGTATTTCCTGGGCTTCGGCTCGCTCAAGGGCTTCGCCATCACGACCATCCTGGGCGTGTTCATCGGCATCCTCATAACGAGGCCCGCATACGGCCGGATCATCGGCGACATCCTGAGTAAGTAA